Within Myxococcales bacterium, the genomic segment CCGTTTCGCATCAAAAGCAAATATTTCTCGGCCAAATTAAAGAGGAAGACAGCAAAAGCGGAAAAGAGCGTCCGGATGCGGCACTCGAGAAGATTGTCGAAGGTAAGCTCAACAAATGGCTCGCCGAGAGCTGCCTGATGGAGCAGCCGGCCATCCGGGACGAAAGCGGTAAAACCATTCAAGAGCTTGCGGATGCACTCAGCGCCAAGACCGGGGAAAAGATTGCGGTACGCCGCTTTGTTCGATATGAACTCGGCGAGGGCATTGCGAAGAAAGAGAACGATCTCGCGGCAGAGGTGGCGGAAACCCTTAGAGCATCTTGAACCATGACTTCATCCTCCCTTAGCCATAAGCGCGTCATGCTCAAGCTGTCGGGGGAGGCGTTATGCGGGCAAGTGGGCGGATTTGGTGTCAACCCTGCGACGCTCTTAGAAATTAGCAGAGAGATCGCGGAGGTTCATTCGCTCGGATGCGAAGTGGGAATTGTTATCGGGGGCGGTAATTTTTTCCGTGGTCTCAAAGGTAGCGTCGAGGGGATGGATCGCACCACGGCGGATTATATGGGCATGCTTGCCACGGTCATCAATGCCATGGCTCTTCAAGACAGTCTCGAGACGCTCGGCGTTGCCACGCGTGTGCTAAGCGCACTTGAAATTCGTGAAGTGGCCGAAACTTACATTCGCAGGCGCGCCATGAGGCATCTCGAAAAAGGGCGAGTCGTAATTTTTGCTGCCGGCACGGGTAATCCGTATTTTTCTACGGACACAGCCGCGGCGCTCCGAGCCATGGAGATTCAAGCGGACTTGTTATGTAAAGCGACCAAGGTCGCGGGGGTATACGAGAAAGATCCGGCACATTTTAAAGACTCCAAGATGTTTCACCGGTTGAGTTACGATCGATTTCTCAGCGATCGCATTGGGGTGATGGACTCTACCGCCGTTACCTTATGTCGCGATAATCGCTTGCCCATCCGTATCTTCGCCTTAGGAAACGCGGGAAACATTAAGCGAGTAGTGCAAGGCGAAGATGTGGGAACCTTAGTGACGGAACAGGGGGAGGGGGACCATGATCGAGGAAATACATACGGCGCTGATCCAGGCCATTGATAGAGCGCATGAAGCTCTAAAACGTGAGCTTTCACGGTTAAGAACAGGTCGGGCCAACCCGGCGCTACTTGATTCGGTGCGAGTAGATTATTACGGCTCGCAGACACCCATTGCACAAATGGCGAATATCGGGGTGCCAGAACCGAGACTGCTCACCGTCAAACCCTGGGACAAGACCCACATTAAATCGATTGAAAAAGCCATCATCGAATCGGGACTTGGTCTAAACCCGCAAAATGACGGAGAGATTATTCGCATACCCATGCCCACTCTCACTGAGGAACGACGCCGCGACTTCGTTAAGTTGGCAAAGAAACATGGCGAAGACAGTAAAGTAGCGATCCGCAAAGCACGCCATGACGCGAAAGACATGCTCGATAGTCTTAAAAGCGACGGCGAGGCCGGCGAAGACGAGATCGAGCGCGCCATGAAACGCGTCGAAGAACTGGTGCAAGAGGGAACCTCGCGCTCAGACGATATCGTGACACGCAAAGAAAAAGACATACTTGAGATTTAGTAGCGATTGGCACGGCGCTCTTGGCTAAAAGGGGAAGCCCAGATGTAGATATGGCTGAGTTTCGCCGCCACTCATGAGGCCCTGGGCCAAGCCGAGCCGCATGGTAAAGCCAAGTACGTAGCCCAGCGTGAAGTCCAGCAGAAACTCGACGCCAGCTCCCACAAGGAAATCGCGTGGTTGAATATCGCCCGAAAACGCATTGCCCACATCAACAAAAGCGGCCGCATACAAGCGGTTGATGTAGAATGGCAGAGTGGCTACGCCCCATTGATTCCGCATCACTAAGAAACGATACTCGTTCTGCAGTAGATGGAACTGGGTACCTGAGCGAAAAAACTGCGGGTAT encodes:
- the frr gene encoding ribosome recycling factor, which codes for MIEEIHTALIQAIDRAHEALKRELSRLRTGRANPALLDSVRVDYYGSQTPIAQMANIGVPEPRLLTVKPWDKTHIKSIEKAIIESGLGLNPQNDGEIIRIPMPTLTEERRRDFVKLAKKHGEDSKVAIRKARHDAKDMLDSLKSDGEAGEDEIERAMKRVEELVQEGTSRSDDIVTRKEKDILEI
- a CDS encoding UMP kinase, which produces MTSSSLSHKRVMLKLSGEALCGQVGGFGVNPATLLEISREIAEVHSLGCEVGIVIGGGNFFRGLKGSVEGMDRTTADYMGMLATVINAMALQDSLETLGVATRVLSALEIREVAETYIRRRAMRHLEKGRVVIFAAGTGNPYFSTDTAAALRAMEIQADLLCKATKVAGVYEKDPAHFKDSKMFHRLSYDRFLSDRIGVMDSTAVTLCRDNRLPIRIFALGNAGNIKRVVQGEDVGTLVTEQGEGDHDRGNTYGADPGH